The Sulfurospirillum diekertiae genomic sequence GTTTTTAAAACACTTACAAAACGAGCAGTTTAATGCTTGCGGCATTGATCGAAGTGCGGCAATGGTTGAACGTTCCCTTGCTTTAGGTGTGAATGCAAGCACGAAAGAGTTAGAGGAATTTGATGAAGCTTCGTTTGAATGTGTTGTAGCGATCGCCGATGTACTCAACTATATTTCACCCACAGAGATAGAGGCTTTTTTGGAAGCCGTTGCAAGAGTTTTACCCAAAGAGGGTTATTTTATCTGCGACGTGAATACACTCTATGGTTTTGAGGGTGTGGCAGATGGTGTTATGTGCCAAGATAAAGCAAACCAATTTTTATGTGTTGATGCCACATTTTCTAATAAAGAATTGTTAACGAAGATTGTTTTATTTGAAAAAGAGGGTGATCTTTACCGTAAAGTTGAGGGTTCAATAACACAATACTTTCATCCACTTTCATTTTTCAAAAAGCTTAAAATATTTAAACTCTGCTCTACCAAACCCGTCACACTTTTTGGCGACGAGCCTGATAAAACAATTTTAATTTTACAAAAACGTTAACCCATTTTTTGTAAAAATGTGTTGAGCATTGAGTTTTGTTGATCTATTTTAGTATCAGCATTGAGTTTATCCATTAATTGTTTACGGAAATCACTCAACATTTGATCTAAACTTGCGAGTGCTTCGGTTCGCGCATTCCCAGTTAATGGAGGTTGCGTATCGGCACTTAGTCCTAGTTTACCTTCTAATTCTGCTTTTTTCTCTTCAATCATTTTTTCAATTTTTTCATTGTTATAATCTTGGAAAAAAGTCAGAGCACCTTTGCTCCCCAACGCATTCTTGAACTCTTCTACCATAGCATCCGATTCGCTTGGTTCTGTGATAGCAGACTGATTCATGCTTGTTTTTGTGGCGATATGTTTTTGGAATTCTTCCGCAAATGAAGACGTTGTAGAAGAACTATCGTCTTTAATCACAGTATGTGTACTGCTAAACAATTGACTGAGGTTATTTTTTGCATCACTGATAGTCATAAAAACTCCTTATAACATAGTAATTATAACAAGCAAAAAAGGTTCCTATGTTACAATAGTGAAAAATGTAAAGGTGCACGATGTTTACAGTTGAAGTGGCAAAGCTTTCCGATATAGAACGTTTAATTGATTTGCTAACACTACTTTTTTCACAAGAAGCGGAGTTTGTTCCTGCACGAGATATCCAAAGAATAGGACTTCAAGCAATCTTAGAAGATCAAAATATTGGTACGATTTTTGTTCTTAAGAATAAGGAAAAAATCATCGGTATGGTCAGTCTTTTATGGACAATCAGTACGGCATTGGGCGGACGTGTTGCTTTTTTGGAAGATATGGTAGTTGATATTGACTGGCGAGGAAGAGGCGGTGGACACATGCTGGTTGAATATGCCATAGCATATTCAAAAAATCTTACATGTAAACGTATTACGCTGTTAACGGACATTGACAATTTAGCCGCACATCGTTTTTATCAGCAGTTTGGATTTCAAACCTCTGTGATGCAACCTATGCGGTTGATACTGTCTGATCAATGAAAAGAGTATGTCGTGAGCGCATGAGCATTTTGCAAAAATATCTGAAAGTAGTACCATACAACATTATGATAGAGCTTAGGAGATATTTTTGAGACGTTTTTTTTTTGTGCTAGCTTTCACTCTTTTAAGTATGCTTGATGCTGCAAATACACCGGTATATGATCCTGCTACTTTGTATCAAGAGGTTGTTCAGAAAATTAAAGATGAGTCAATTAATCCAGTTGATGAAAAAAGACTGATGAATAGATGCTTGGATGGAATGGTCAATAGTGTTGATCAAAATGGGCGCTATTTGAATGAAGAAGAATATGAAACATTATACCTCAGTTCTAAAGCAGTAGCTGGAGTTGGACTCTTTTTGGCAGAAAAGCATAATCATATCTTTGTAAAATCGGTTGTCGATCACTCTCCTGCACAAAAAGCAAATCTTCAAAAAGACGATGAAATTGTTCAGATTGATGGAATATTGGTTCGTGACTTAAATTTTGAAGAAGTTGTCGCAGCACTAAGGGGTTCACCTAATACGAAAGTAAAATTGGGTATTTTAAAACCTAATAGTTTTAAATCTATTGAAGTGCAAGTTATGCGCAAAGTTGTCGCGATTGATTATATTACTTCCTTGATGTTTGAAGGCGATATTGCCTATGTTAAGGTAAGCTCTTTTGCACAAAATGCCCTTTTAGAAATGTTAGATGACATACAGTATCTTTATAATCTCCAACACAATAAACTAAACGGGATGATTTTGGATCTTCGCGATAATCCAGGTGGGTATTTTATTAGCGGCATAGCCCTTACGTCACTCTTCTTAGAGAAAGATAAGCCTATCATCAATGTGAAAAGTCGGCACAAAGAAGAAAAAAAGCAGTATATCAATACGCCACAAGATTATGATGGAATTGAGTATGCTGAAAAAATTGAAGCACTCTCATTTTTAAAAACTATTCCATTAGTCATTTTAGTCAATAATGATTCTTCTGGCAGCTCTGAAATCGTAGCTTCGGTATTGCAAGAGTACAACCGCGCAACAATCATCGGTACTCCAACGTTTGGCAAAGATACATTTGCCACTCTTTTCCCTCTCTCTACTACTTCATCAGCCGTAAAATTTGCAACTGCAAGGTGGAGTACTCCAAAAGGGAAAAGTGTTTGGCCAAACGGAGTCACACCTAATATTGAGGTGATGCAAGAGAGTGAAGAAGACGATAAACCTTTAAGTGAGGCTTTACGTGTCTTAAAAAAGGAGTAATTACTTCGTAATAAACATGTAAAATGGTTTTTCATCCAACTGCATATCAATCCAAACGCCATTAGAACCCAAGGTATCGCTAAGGGCTACTTGTAAGGAGAGATAGGTTTTAGGAAGTTCAAAGAGCACTTTGAGTTTTTTGTTAGAAAAAATTGCTTTTGCTGAACCTGTAATAATATTACAAAACTCCGCAACTCCATCAACAATGGCAGCAGTATCATCTGCTTCAAGGCTCTCACCTAGCATAGCTTCAAGCGCAATAAGGGCAAGTTCTCTTGGAAATATAAGAAAGAAAGAGCCGGAAATCTCACCTTTAAATTTCATAGCCGCGATAATCACTTGCGGTGGGATTTTTTCATTAAACGGTCTGATCTCGTGTTTGATTTTTTGAGCTTCAAGACCCGTAATTGTGACGAGGGAATTAACTGCTGTATCAATAAAAACAGGGAGATTCATAATGAGTTGTCTTGAAAGGCCTAAACTTTGCGTAGCCGAAACTTTGCTTTTTGATTGGTTGATTGCCGTATGCGTAATGGTCATATCGTATTTTTTAGCAGAGGCTTTGAGTTTAAAATCTTCTGCATCATGTGCGTGAACAATAGAATATCCAAGTTTGACAAGTTCACTGGAAATCTTATCAGCATTCTCTCTATCATCATCATAAATCAGTACAGCAAGCTCTTTTTTGAGTGCACTTGGGTTAAAAAAAAGAAGGGCGGTGTTAATGTTTTGAAAGAGTTTAACCGATGTATTTGCGCTAAGTTTTTTGAGATACGTAAAAGTATCTTTTTTATAATCACCAATGGCTATTGGAAGATCAATTGCTTGGCTAAGTTTTTCAAGTTGCATTACAAGATTTGCAAGGTTGGGATCTTCTTTAGCAAAAGGAGAATAAGGAGCTTCTCTTAGTGAAACAAGAATACCTTTAATGTTTTTTTCTTTCAAAGAAATTTTTTTGTCCCAAGATCGTATTGCACAAAACTGTGTTACGACTCTCAAGAATAGTTTCATTGTAATTAAAAATTAAAATAGAGTGTTGGATGGTGTTTGTCATGGACTTAGCTCAACCGTTTTATTAATTAGGATTATGAGTATATATAATATCACAGAAAGCTTTTAATTTGGTTGAAATGATCTAAGGTATAATACAAGATTACGAAAATTAAGAGGTATAAAAAGTCGATGAAATCTCGTTTTGTGGACATTGATAACGCAGTTAAGCACTATGTTGCCAATGAAATTGACATTGAAAAAAATAAAGAACTCGAAGAGCTGATATTTTTTTCAAGTTATACAATTAAATTTGATGTTTTCAAGAAAGCAACGAATAAATTAAAAAAAGTATTGCATCAAAACCTTCCCCATGAAATGAACATATGGGAGGCCGATGCCCTTTATGTGATTCAAAAATATCAGCTTGAAATTGATTATGGTAGTGCACGTTATACGTATTTACTACGAGCTCTTCTTAAGGGACAAATAAAAATCAATGAAGCCGTTATGAAGCATTTTGTACAATTATGTAAAAGAGCGCACTCGTTAGAATACATTCAAGGTAGGGCAGAGCAGATCTATCGGCTTTTATTTGAGGAGATGGAAAAAATAGATATGCGTAAAAGTTCATCATCACTTTAGGTGTTACATGTAAGGCTTATGATATAATTTGGTAACAATAAAGTGATACAATTGAACTCATTTTGAAAGAAGGAACTAAAGATGGATAAAAAGACAAAAATCCTAGCAACCGTTGGACCAGCAAGTGATAGTGTAGAGATTTTAGAAGGATTAATTAACGCTGGCGTAAACGTATTTCGTCTCAATTTTAGTCATGGTACTCATGAGTATCATGCAAGTACACTAGCAAAAAATCAGAGAAGCAGAAAAAAATGCACAAAAAAAGTAGGTGTTTTACAAGATATTTGTGGTCCTAAAATTCGTGTTGGCAAGCTTGAAGAAGATTTTTACCTTGAAGTGGGTGACAAGCTTTATTTTACCAAAGAGCAGATTGTTGGTAAAAAATTTGATGAAGGAAAGTATGAGCTCTGCATCAATCAGCCTCAAATCTTAGATATGCTTAGAGAAGATGAATATATCTATTTGTATGATGGTAATATTCGTGCGCGCGTGATTGAAGCAGGTGATAAAATTGTCACTGAAATTGAAAATAGCGGTAAACTTTCTTCTAATAAGGGTGTTAATTTTCCCAATACTGTCATTAACATTGAGGTCATTACGCCCAAAGATAAAGAGGACCTTTTATGGGGTGCTCAGCATGGTGTTGACTTTGTTGCAGTATCGTTTGTACAAAGTGCTAAAGATATTTTGAATGTAAGAAAAATTCTCAAAGAGCATAAATCACGTTCACACATTTTTGCAAAGATTGAAAAATTTGATGCTGTTGAAAAAATTGATGAGATTTTAGAGGTCAGTGATGGCATCATGGTTGCGCGTGGGGATCTTGGTATCGAAGTACCTTACTATAAAGTACCCAGTATTCAAAAAAGGTTGATTGCCAAAGCGAATGCTGCTTCAAAGCCTGTTATTACTGCAACACAAATGCTTCTTTCTATGGCAGAAAAAGAGATGGCAACACGTGCTGAAATCAGCGATGTTGCGAATGCTGTTTTGGATGGAACCGATGCAGTAATGCTTTCCGAAGAGAGTGCGATTGGTGTCAATCCTATCCATGTTGTTGAGGTTATGGCTAATACCATTAGGGAAACTGAGACGATTTATCCTTATGGTAAATTTGAGGTTTATCCTTTCTTAGATGAAACCGATATTATTTCCTCTTCAACAGCTCGTTTGGCAGATCGTTTGGGTGTTGAAGCGATGATTTCACTCACCAGTTCAGGTAAATCAGCGAAAAAATTGGCACGATATCGCATTAAAGCAGATATTTACGCAGTAACACACGATGAACGTATTGCTCGCTCTTTAACTATTGCATGGGGAATTAAACCGATTATGAATATTGAGGCGAGTAATCTCAATATGATGCTTGGGAAAACGCTTCAAAAGGGTATTGAGAGAGGCTTAATCGATAAAGAAAAAACCTATATCGTAGCAGCGGGTTATCCAGCAGGTGTTGAAGGCAGTACCAACTTTATTCGCATCTTAAAAAAGGCTCAAATCGAATATTATACTGACATGGTCTTGTAAGTTTTTAATATAGCCAAAAAGCTTTGCTTTTTGGCTACGCTAGGTATCTCTATCATAAGGCAGTTCACTCAAAAAGCCAAGATATCGCATTTTCTGTGGAACAGTGACAAACTAAGTGGGTTTTATTTTAATATTACCTTAAAGAAGGTTTAGGTAAAATCCATACCTCAAAATAAATCTCTCCCAAGAAGGACATACGCATGTATGCAATTATAAAAAAATGGCGGGAAGCAGTATAAAGTTCAAGAAGGCGACTATTTAAATGTCGATAGACTTGACGCTCAGCCAAAAGAGAAAATCGTAGTGACGGAAGTTTTAGCTGTGAACAATGGCGAACTCAAAGTGGGTGCCCCATTCGTCAATGGTGCTACAGTAGAACTTGAAGTTGTTACTGAAGGCAAAGACAAAAAAGTTATTACTTTCAAAAAACGAAGACGTAAAGATTCAAAAGTCAAACGTGGTTTTAGAAGACAATATACTAGAGTAAAAGTTGTAAGCATTAAAGCTTAACCCAAAAACGTTACAAAAGAAAAAGATTAGGAGTAACCAATGGCTCACAAGAAAGGTCAAGGAAGTACCCAGAATAATAGAGACTCAGCTGGACGTAGACTGGGTGTTAAAAAATTTGGTGGTGAGTTCGTACGTGCAGGTAATATTATTATTCGCCAACGTGGAACAAAAGTACATGTAGGAAATAACGTAGGTATTGGCGTTGATCACACGATCTACGCATTAATCGATGGTTTTGTACAATTCCAACGTAAAGATAAAATCAGAAATAAAGTTTCTGTTATCCCCGCAAGCTTGTAATTTAAAGGTGGAGTGCGCTCCACCCTCTTTTTTTTCCTCAAAATAAAAATACCTCTAATGATTATACGTTTACATGTAATGATTAAAGGTATTATTCTACATACAAAAGGTTTTTATGATGTTTATAGACAATGTTGCACTCACACTAAGCTCTGGTAAAGGCGGCCCTGGTTGTGTCTCTTTCCGTAGAGAAAAACATGTTATCCAAGGTGGTCCTGATGGAGGCGATGGTGGACGAGGTGGCAATGTCTATTTTGAAGTAGATAAAAATACGCATACACTTTCACATTTTCGAAACAACCAACACCTCAAAGCTAAAAATGGCGAACCAGGAATGGGAAAAAAAATGTACGGTAAAATGGGTGAACATTTAATTGTTACAGTCCCTCCTGGAACACAAGTATTGGATGCAGAAACAGGCGAAGTGCTTTTAGATCTTTTAGACGATACGGATAAAAAGCTTTTTTTAGAAGGCGGAATGGGAGGATTGGGCAATACACACTTCAAAAGTTCTACTAACCAACGTCCTGAATTTGCACAACCTGGACGTCCTGGGCTCACTAAAGAGATCAAATTGGAACTTAAATTGATCGCAGATGTTGGGTTGGTTGGTTTTCCTAATGTGGGAAAATCAACACTGATTTCAGTTGTTTCAAATGCTCAACCTGAAATTGCAAATTATGAGTTTACAACTATCACACCAAAACTAGGTGTTGTAGTCACAGATGATTATCGCTCATATGTTATGGCTGACATTCCTGGAATTATTGAAGGCGCAAGTGAAGGCAAAGGACTTGGCATTGAGTTCTTACGCCACATTGAGCGTACAAAGTTTTTACTTTTCATGGTTGACCTTGCCAATTACCGTGATCTTAAAGAGCAGTATTACACACTTAAACAAGAGCTACGAAAGTTTTCTGAAAAACTTTCACTCCGTGATTATGCCATTGCACTTACCCGTTGTGATACATTAAGCTCTGAAGAGATTAATCAAAAAGTAGATGCTTTCTTAGGACTTCTTGACCTTGAACCTAATGAACTATCTCAGAAGTATAAAACACGTGAAGATTTACATACGTATTGCCAAGATGTGCATGAAAGAGAGAGAGCTTTACCATTCTTTGTAATGCCAATCTCTTCGGTCTCTAAAATTAATATAGATCCTATCAAATATGCCCTATCTGATGTTATTACAAAGGTTCGTGATGAGAAGAGTAGTCGTTAAGGTTGGCACACATGTGCTTAGCGATCAAAACCGTTTATGTGAAGAACGTATTTTAAATTTAGTTGAATTTTTAGTAGCGCTCATGAAAAGCCATGAGGTTATTTTAGTTTCATCGGGCGCAGTAGCTGCTGGGTACTCTATTTTAAAACTTGATAAAAAAATGCTTCATAACCGCCAAGCCATAGCTGCTGTAGGGCAACCCCAGCTCATGGCAATCTACAATAAAAAATTAGAAAAATTTGGAAAAAGTGGTGCTCAACTTCTTTTAACAGCGGATGATTTTGACTCACGAAAACGCTGTTTTCATGCTAAATGTACCATTGATACCCTTCTTGATAATGGCA encodes the following:
- a CDS encoding class I SAM-dependent DNA methyltransferase, which gives rise to MINPLDLYAKIESLIGFDAQYEKLYQIYLQLLHTLHVKTILDVGCGNGTFLKHLQNEQFNACGIDRSAAMVERSLALGVNASTKELEEFDEASFECVVAIADVLNYISPTEIEAFLEAVARVLPKEGYFICDVNTLYGFEGVADGVMCQDKANQFLCVDATFSNKELLTKIVLFEKEGDLYRKVEGSITQYFHPLSFFKKLKIFKLCSTKPVTLFGDEPDKTILILQKR
- a CDS encoding GNAT family N-acetyltransferase — encoded protein: MFTVEVAKLSDIERLIDLLTLLFSQEAEFVPARDIQRIGLQAILEDQNIGTIFVLKNKEKIIGMVSLLWTISTALGGRVAFLEDMVVDIDWRGRGGGHMLVEYAIAYSKNLTCKRITLLTDIDNLAAHRFYQQFGFQTSVMQPMRLILSDQ
- a CDS encoding S41 family peptidase; its protein translation is MRRFFFVLAFTLLSMLDAANTPVYDPATLYQEVVQKIKDESINPVDEKRLMNRCLDGMVNSVDQNGRYLNEEEYETLYLSSKAVAGVGLFLAEKHNHIFVKSVVDHSPAQKANLQKDDEIVQIDGILVRDLNFEEVVAALRGSPNTKVKLGILKPNSFKSIEVQVMRKVVAIDYITSLMFEGDIAYVKVSSFAQNALLEMLDDIQYLYNLQHNKLNGMILDLRDNPGGYFISGIALTSLFLEKDKPIINVKSRHKEEKKQYINTPQDYDGIEYAEKIEALSFLKTIPLVILVNNDSSGSSEIVASVLQEYNRATIIGTPTFGKDTFATLFPLSTTSSAVKFATARWSTPKGKSVWPNGVTPNIEVMQESEEDDKPLSEALRVLKKE
- a CDS encoding chemotaxis protein CheX, with the protein product MKEKNIKGILVSLREAPYSPFAKEDPNLANLVMQLEKLSQAIDLPIAIGDYKKDTFTYLKKLSANTSVKLFQNINTALLFFNPSALKKELAVLIYDDDRENADKISSELVKLGYSIVHAHDAEDFKLKASAKKYDMTITHTAINQSKSKVSATQSLGLSRQLIMNLPVFIDTAVNSLVTITGLEAQKIKHEIRPFNEKIPPQVIIAAMKFKGEISGSFFLIFPRELALIALEAMLGESLEADDTAAIVDGVAEFCNIITGSAKAIFSNKKLKVLFELPKTYLSLQVALSDTLGSNGVWIDMQLDEKPFYMFITK
- the pyk gene encoding pyruvate kinase — protein: MDKKTKILATVGPASDSVEILEGLINAGVNVFRLNFSHGTHEYHASTLAKNQRSRKKCTKKVGVLQDICGPKIRVGKLEEDFYLEVGDKLYFTKEQIVGKKFDEGKYELCINQPQILDMLREDEYIYLYDGNIRARVIEAGDKIVTEIENSGKLSSNKGVNFPNTVINIEVITPKDKEDLLWGAQHGVDFVAVSFVQSAKDILNVRKILKEHKSRSHIFAKIEKFDAVEKIDEILEVSDGIMVARGDLGIEVPYYKVPSIQKRLIAKANAASKPVITATQMLLSMAEKEMATRAEISDVANAVLDGTDAVMLSEESAIGVNPIHVVEVMANTIRETETIYPYGKFEVYPFLDETDIISSSTARLADRLGVEAMISLTSSGKSAKKLARYRIKADIYAVTHDERIARSLTIAWGIKPIMNIEASNLNMMLGKTLQKGIERGLIDKEKTYIVAAGYPAGVEGSTNFIRILKKAQIEYYTDMVL
- the rpmA gene encoding 50S ribosomal protein L27, which translates into the protein MAHKKGQGSTQNNRDSAGRRLGVKKFGGEFVRAGNIIIRQRGTKVHVGNNVGIGVDHTIYALIDGFVQFQRKDKIRNKVSVIPASL
- the obgE gene encoding GTPase ObgE; amino-acid sequence: MFIDNVALTLSSGKGGPGCVSFRREKHVIQGGPDGGDGGRGGNVYFEVDKNTHTLSHFRNNQHLKAKNGEPGMGKKMYGKMGEHLIVTVPPGTQVLDAETGEVLLDLLDDTDKKLFLEGGMGGLGNTHFKSSTNQRPEFAQPGRPGLTKEIKLELKLIADVGLVGFPNVGKSTLISVVSNAQPEIANYEFTTITPKLGVVVTDDYRSYVMADIPGIIEGASEGKGLGIEFLRHIERTKFLLFMVDLANYRDLKEQYYTLKQELRKFSEKLSLRDYAIALTRCDTLSSEEINQKVDAFLGLLDLEPNELSQKYKTREDLHTYCQDVHERERALPFFVMPISSVSKINIDPIKYALSDVITKVRDEKSSR